The following proteins come from a genomic window of Fontisubflavum oceani:
- a CDS encoding metal-dependent hydrolase, with protein sequence MRYTWLGHSAVRLEIGDQVLLIDPWEDGNPLFPKDRRDEANQGTTAILITHGHLDHTGNVPALAKELGVPVYGIYDLMAWWGESEGIETVGFNKGGTVQIGDVAVTMVNAAHSSSIGTDEGPLYTGGEAGYMIAGEGRTVYVSGDTDVMADMGVLQDLHAPEIGILCAGGHFTMDMKRAAYAASKLFKFETVIPYHYKTFPLLAQNADELKAALPGVTVHDPEVLVPISL encoded by the coding sequence ATGAGATACACGTGGCTTGGACATTCCGCAGTGCGGCTTGAAATTGGCGATCAAGTGCTGCTGATCGACCCCTGGGAAGACGGCAACCCGCTTTTCCCAAAGGACCGCCGGGATGAGGCCAATCAAGGGACAACGGCCATTCTCATCACCCATGGCCATCTCGATCATACTGGCAATGTACCGGCCCTCGCCAAAGAACTGGGTGTGCCCGTTTATGGGATTTATGATCTCATGGCGTGGTGGGGCGAAAGCGAGGGGATTGAGACGGTCGGCTTCAACAAAGGGGGCACCGTACAGATCGGTGATGTCGCGGTGACCATGGTCAATGCGGCCCATTCCTCCTCCATCGGCACCGATGAGGGGCCGCTGTATACTGGTGGGGAGGCTGGCTACATGATCGCGGGCGAGGGGCGCACCGTTTATGTGTCGGGCGACACTGATGTGATGGCCGATATGGGCGTCTTACAGGATCTCCACGCGCCGGAGATCGGCATCCTCTGTGCGGGCGGGCATTTCACCATGGATATGAAGCGCGCTGCATATGCTGCCTCGAAACTCTTCAAGTTCGAGACGGTCATTCCCTATCACTACAAGACCTTCCCGCTCCTGGCGCAAAACGCTGACGAGTTGAAAGCGGCGCTGCCGGGTGTGACGGTGCATGACCCTGAGGTTTTGGTGCCAATCTCGCTTTAG